The Setaria italica strain Yugu1 chromosome VIII, Setaria_italica_v2.0, whole genome shotgun sequence genome includes the window TTCACCTGGACAAAAGTTACAGGATCAGTGGAGATGTCAAGGTAACTCTTGATGCTGTCCACTACCTGAAAGGGGGGAAAATGATCAAGCATTATTTGAGTAAAATTTCTACGGTTCAGTCTTCATACAATTCCAAAATCTGAAAGCATGTCTTTGCTACTTCATCTGAAATGTACTCCGTTTCTGCAACTGAACCTTGGTTTTGCGAAACACGCCATTAGGGTCATTGGTTACTATCCAGCCAAGTCTCCATCCAGGCACCACCCATCTCTTCGATATGGATCCCAGAGTGAGCACCGGCGCCACCGAGCCGAACACGCCCATAGGCACAAATTTCCTCTCCCCAAATGTCAAGTGTGCATACACCTCATCCGCGATCACAAAGATGCCAAGCTTCCTCGCCATCTCCGCAACCTagagcaaaacaaaaaaaaacattgacACAAAAGCCAAACACCAACATGTTGTTCCCCAAAAATCAATCAGTTTGGAACACATATGAGGATCATCCATGAACTTGCACTTGCCTTGGCCAAATGCTCATAGGTGTAGACGTTGCCACAGGGGTTCCCCGGGTTGACGATGACCATGGCAACCGTGTTCCTGTCAGCAAGTGCCTGCACGCCATCAAGGTCAACCTCCCAGCCTCTCTCTGCCACAAGGTCGAAGTACCGGGCCTCCATGCCGTTGAGGACGGCGCGCGCCTCGTAGAACAGGTAGCCTGGCCTTGGGAGCAGGACGTTGGCGCCATGGCGAGCCAGGACGGAGCAGACGATCTCGATGGCTTGGGTGCAGCCGCTCGTGAGGTAGACGTCGTCGGCTGATAGCTCGTAGGGAAGGTCGCGTGACAAGTACTGCGATATAGACCTGGAATTATATATTCGACGTGAACTAAAAATGTTAGTCTACAAATCATAGTTTAAATCTTATCAAAGATTATgaagtttgaatcttgaattGAAATGTGTCCACGCGCCTTGTAAAAAGAAATGGATGGACAAGAATAAGTTGCCGTGCTGGTTTCGGTTTAGCAATCAGCTAGAGAAGTTTGGGTGTATGACCTTCGTGCCAGCTTGAGGCCGACGCAAGTGGCGTTGGCGTAGGAGTTGTACTCCCCGGATCGGAGCGCGCCGGCGACAGCGTCCAC containing:
- the LOC101785339 gene encoding nicotianamine aminotransferase A; this translates as MENGAGNEAAAAWNFAPNDSLLGVTALSVRGVLGSIKAGMVEDSGGGDGERPVIPLGHGDPSAFPCFRTAPEAVDAVAGALRSGEYNSYANATCVGLKLARRSISQYLSRDLPYELSADDVYLTSGCTQAIEIVCSVLARHGANVLLPRPGYLFYEARAVLNGMEARYFDLVAERGWEVDLDGVQALADRNTVAMVIVNPGNPCGNVYTYEHLAKVAEMARKLGIFVIADEVYAHLTFGERKFVPMGVFGSVAPVLTLGSISKRWVVPGWRLGWIVTNDPNGVFRKTKVVDSIKSYLDISTDPVTFVQGAIPQLIENTKQEFFDKTVEVLRQTADICWEKLKGISCITCPSKPEGSMFVMVKLDLSCLEDIKDDMDFCCRLAKEELVVVLPGCAVGYKNWLRITFAIAPSSLHDGLDRLKLFCLRHSKPEM